In Burkholderia sp. GAS332, one DNA window encodes the following:
- a CDS encoding ATP synthase F1 subcomplex epsilon subunit, translating into MATIKVDVVSAEEQIFSGQAKFVALPGEAGELGILPGHTPLITRIRPGAVRIEAENGEEEFVFVAGGILEVQPGAVTVLADTAIRGKDLDEAKAEDARKRAEEALQNTGSNLEYATAQAELAYATAQLAAIQRLRKLRGQK; encoded by the coding sequence ATGGCAACCATTAAAGTAGACGTCGTCAGCGCGGAAGAGCAGATCTTCTCGGGCCAGGCGAAGTTCGTCGCGCTGCCGGGCGAAGCGGGTGAACTCGGTATTCTGCCGGGCCACACGCCGCTCATCACGCGGATTCGTCCGGGTGCGGTGCGCATCGAAGCTGAAAACGGCGAAGAAGAGTTTGTGTTTGTCGCCGGCGGCATTCTCGAAGTCCAACCGGGTGCAGTGACGGTTCTCGCCGACACCGCGATCCGCGGCAAGGATCTCGACGAAGCCAAGGCCGAAGATGCACGCAAGCGCGCGGAAGAAGCGCTGCAAAACACGGGTTCGAACCTCGAATATGCAACCGCGCAAGCGGAACTCGCGTATGCGACGGCTCAGCTCGCTGCGATCCAGCGTCTGCGCAAGCTGCGCGGTCAGAAATAA
- a CDS encoding fatty-acyl-CoA synthase: MATHMSGEGALIEPKDNLSYVRGSTEIPLSEAPLGQFLHDTAARFPDRPAVVFREQRIRWTWKEFAEEVDVLASGLLALGIEKGDRVGIWSPNRVEWLLTQFATARIGAVLVNINPAYRLAELEYALNKVGCKAIIAAERFKSSMYLEMLQELAPELATQAPGELHAARLPDLRYVIRMCDTETPGMLTFSDVIEQGRATLDVAKLDAIGATLSCHEPINIQFTSGTTGNPKGATLTHSNVVNNARYIAMAMRLTEQDGLCIPVPLYHCFGMVLAVLACVSVGANMVFPGEGFDPAATLAAVAEEQCTALHGVPTMFIAELDHPTFATYDFSRLRTGIMAGSPCPIETMKKVVSKMHLDEITIAYGMTETSPVSFQSSTTDPLDKRTTTVGRIQPHLEVKIVDPLGAIVPVGETGELCTKGYSVMQGYWGDEAKTRESIVDGWMHTGDLATLDADGYCNIVGRLKDMLIRGGENIYPREIEEFLFRHPKIQSVQVFGVPDAKYGEEVCAWIVLRSGEQATAEDIQQFCQGQIAHYKVPKYIRFVDELPMTVTGKVQKFIMRERMISELKVKEDKTA; encoded by the coding sequence ATGGCAACGCACATGTCAGGCGAAGGCGCACTCATCGAACCTAAAGACAACCTGTCGTATGTTCGCGGATCGACCGAGATTCCGTTGAGCGAAGCGCCACTCGGGCAATTTCTGCACGACACCGCGGCGCGCTTCCCCGACCGCCCGGCCGTGGTGTTTCGTGAGCAACGCATCCGCTGGACATGGAAGGAGTTCGCCGAAGAAGTCGACGTGTTGGCGTCCGGGCTCCTTGCACTCGGCATCGAAAAGGGCGACCGCGTCGGCATCTGGTCGCCGAACCGGGTGGAATGGTTGCTCACGCAGTTCGCGACCGCGCGCATAGGTGCCGTGCTCGTCAACATCAATCCGGCCTATCGGCTCGCGGAACTCGAGTACGCGCTGAACAAGGTCGGCTGCAAGGCGATCATCGCGGCCGAGCGGTTCAAGTCATCGATGTACCTCGAGATGCTGCAGGAGCTCGCGCCGGAACTGGCGACGCAAGCGCCCGGCGAATTGCACGCCGCTCGCCTGCCGGATCTGCGCTACGTGATCCGCATGTGCGACACGGAAACACCCGGCATGCTGACCTTCTCCGACGTGATCGAGCAGGGCCGTGCAACACTCGATGTCGCGAAGCTCGATGCCATCGGTGCGACGCTGTCTTGCCACGAACCGATCAACATTCAGTTCACCAGCGGCACGACGGGCAATCCAAAGGGCGCCACGCTGACCCACAGCAACGTCGTCAACAACGCGCGCTACATCGCAATGGCGATGCGTCTAACGGAGCAGGACGGCTTGTGCATTCCTGTCCCGCTCTATCACTGCTTCGGCATGGTGCTGGCGGTGCTGGCGTGCGTATCGGTCGGCGCGAATATGGTCTTTCCGGGCGAGGGCTTTGACCCGGCAGCGACGCTCGCGGCCGTTGCCGAGGAGCAGTGCACCGCGCTGCACGGGGTGCCGACCATGTTCATCGCCGAACTCGATCATCCGACCTTCGCGACCTATGACTTCTCGCGCCTGCGCACCGGCATCATGGCCGGCTCGCCGTGCCCGATCGAGACGATGAAGAAGGTCGTCTCGAAGATGCATCTGGACGAGATCACCATCGCTTACGGCATGACGGAAACGAGCCCGGTGTCCTTCCAGAGCTCCACCACCGACCCACTCGACAAGCGCACCACGACGGTCGGCCGTATCCAGCCGCATCTGGAAGTGAAGATCGTCGATCCACTCGGCGCGATCGTGCCGGTGGGCGAGACGGGTGAACTGTGCACCAAGGGCTATTCGGTAATGCAAGGCTACTGGGGCGACGAAGCGAAGACGCGGGAAAGCATCGTCGACGGCTGGATGCATACCGGCGATCTGGCGACGCTCGACGCCGACGGCTACTGCAATATCGTCGGCCGCCTGAAGGACATGCTGATTCGCGGCGGCGAAAACATCTACCCGCGGGAGATCGAGGAGTTTCTGTTCCGCCATCCGAAGATCCAGAGCGTGCAGGTGTTTGGCGTGCCCGACGCGAAGTACGGCGAGGAGGTGTGTGCGTGGATCGTATTGCGCTCAGGCGAGCAGGCCACAGCCGAGGACATCCAGCAGTTCTGCCAGGGCCAGATCGCGCATTACAAGGTGCCGAAGTACATCCGCTTCGTCGACGAACTGCCGATGACGGTGACCGGCAAAGTGCAGAAATTCATCATGCGCGAACGGATGATCAGCGAGTTGAAGGTGAAGGAAGACAAGACGGCCTGA
- a CDS encoding cyclohexadienyl dehydratase: MNKAALALLGVLTGVLMHAGVAQAQASATAAAPSRLDEILARGTLRACTTGDYKPYSYYKADGQFEGIDIDMTESLAKSLGVKAEFVKTSWPNLMNDFVAKCDIGVGGVSPTLERQKRAFFTQAYMIDGKTPIVRCDDVNKYQTVAQIDQPATRVIVNPGGTNERFAKQYFPHANLTVYPDNVTIFKQILAGKADVMVTDASETLLQQKLNPGLCSVHPDKPFQYGEKAWLLPRGDVTFQQYVDQWLHLARATGEYQAISDKWLK, translated from the coding sequence ATGAATAAGGCAGCACTCGCACTGCTCGGCGTTTTGACCGGTGTTTTGATGCACGCAGGCGTGGCCCAGGCGCAGGCCAGCGCTACCGCTGCGGCGCCCTCGCGGCTCGATGAAATCCTCGCACGCGGCACGCTGCGTGCCTGTACGACCGGCGACTACAAGCCGTACTCGTATTACAAGGCAGACGGCCAGTTCGAAGGCATCGATATCGACATGACCGAGTCGCTCGCCAAATCGCTTGGCGTGAAGGCGGAATTCGTCAAGACGTCGTGGCCGAACCTGATGAACGACTTCGTCGCGAAGTGCGACATCGGCGTGGGCGGTGTTTCGCCGACGCTCGAGCGCCAGAAGCGCGCGTTTTTCACGCAGGCGTACATGATCGACGGCAAGACGCCGATCGTCCGGTGTGACGACGTCAACAAGTATCAGACGGTGGCGCAAATCGATCAGCCGGCGACCCGCGTGATCGTCAATCCGGGCGGCACCAATGAGCGTTTCGCCAAACAGTACTTCCCGCATGCGAACCTGACCGTCTATCCGGACAACGTGACGATCTTCAAACAGATCCTCGCCGGCAAGGCCGACGTGATGGTGACAGATGCGTCGGAGACCTTGTTGCAGCAAAAGCTGAATCCGGGTCTTTGCTCGGTGCATCCGGACAAGCCGTTCCAGTACGGAGAGAAGGCCTGGCTGCTGCCGCGCGGCGATGTGACGTTCCAGCAATACGTCGACCAGTGGTTGCACCTTGCGCGAGCAACCGGCGAGTATCAGGCGATCTCGGACAAGTGGCTGAAATAG
- a CDS encoding ATP synthase F1 subcomplex beta subunit, giving the protein MSTTALVEGKIVQCIGAVIDVEFPRSDMPKIYDALILEGSELTLEVQQQLGDGVVRTICLGASDGLRRGTTVKNTGKPISVPVGKPTLGRIMDVLGRPIDEAGPINSDVVRGIHQKAPAFDELSPSTELLETGIKVIDLICPFAKGGKVGLFGGAGVGKTVNMMELINNIAKEHGGYSVFAGVGERTREGNDFYHEMKDSNVLDKVALVYGQMNEPPGNRLRVALTGLTMAEHFRDEGLDVLFFVDNIYRFTLAGTEVSALLGRMPSAVGYQPTLAEEMGKLQERITSTKTGSITSVQAVYVPADDLTDPSPATTFGHLDATVVLSRDIASLGIYPAVDPLDSTSRQIDPNVIGEEHYAITRGVQQTLQRYKELRDIIAILGMDELAPEDKLAVARARKIQRFLSQPFHVAEVFTGSPGKYVPLKETIRGFKMIVEGECDHLPEQAFYMVGTIDEAFEKAKKIQ; this is encoded by the coding sequence ATGAGTACTACTGCTTTGGTAGAAGGCAAGATCGTACAGTGCATCGGCGCGGTGATCGACGTGGAATTCCCGCGTTCGGACATGCCGAAGATTTACGACGCGCTCATTCTCGAAGGTTCGGAACTGACCCTCGAAGTCCAGCAGCAACTGGGCGACGGCGTTGTCCGTACCATCTGTCTGGGTGCCTCGGACGGTCTGCGCCGCGGTACGACGGTGAAGAACACCGGCAAGCCGATCAGCGTGCCGGTTGGCAAGCCGACCCTCGGCCGGATCATGGACGTGCTGGGTCGCCCGATCGACGAAGCCGGCCCGATCAACTCGGACGTGGTTCGCGGTATTCACCAGAAGGCTCCGGCGTTCGACGAACTGTCGCCGTCGACGGAACTGCTCGAAACCGGCATCAAGGTTATCGACCTGATCTGCCCGTTCGCCAAGGGCGGTAAGGTTGGCCTGTTCGGTGGCGCCGGTGTGGGCAAGACCGTGAACATGATGGAACTGATCAACAACATCGCTAAGGAACACGGTGGTTACTCCGTGTTCGCCGGTGTTGGCGAGCGTACCCGCGAAGGGAACGACTTCTATCACGAAATGAAGGACTCGAACGTTCTCGACAAGGTCGCGCTGGTGTACGGCCAGATGAACGAGCCGCCGGGCAACCGTCTGCGCGTTGCGTTGACCGGTCTGACGATGGCTGAGCACTTCCGCGACGAAGGTCTCGACGTGCTGTTCTTCGTCGACAACATCTACCGTTTCACGCTGGCAGGCACGGAAGTGTCGGCACTGCTCGGCCGTATGCCGTCGGCAGTGGGCTATCAGCCGACGCTGGCTGAAGAAATGGGTAAGCTGCAAGAGCGTATTACGTCGACCAAGACCGGCTCGATCACGTCGGTTCAGGCCGTGTACGTCCCTGCGGATGACTTGACCGACCCGTCGCCGGCTACGACGTTCGGTCACCTGGACGCAACCGTCGTGTTGTCGCGTGACATCGCTTCGCTGGGTATCTACCCGGCAGTGGACCCGCTCGATTCGACCTCGCGTCAGATCGACCCGAACGTGATCGGCGAAGAGCACTACGCCATCACGCGCGGCGTGCAGCAAACGCTGCAGCGCTACAAGGAACTGCGCGACATTATCGCGATTCTGGGTATGGACGAACTGGCGCCGGAAGACAAGCTCGCCGTGGCGCGCGCTCGTAAGATCCAGCGTTTCCTGTCGCAGCCGTTCCACGTCGCTGAAGTGTTCACGGGCTCGCCGGGCAAGTACGTGCCGCTGAAGGAAACGATCCGTGGCTTCAAGATGATCGTTGAAGGCGAGTGCGACCACCTGCCGGAACAAGCGTTCTACATGGTCGGCACGATCGACGAAGCCTTCGAAAAGGCCAAGAAGATCCAGTAA